In a genomic window of Fimbriiglobus ruber:
- a CDS encoding carbon storage regulator, translating into MLVLTRKVGEEIIIGNGIRVQITAVKGDRVKVGIVAPPHIRVDRAEVAERIREFAEAEPVGAGR; encoded by the coding sequence ATGCTCGTACTCACCCGAAAAGTTGGCGAAGAAATCATCATCGGCAACGGGATTCGCGTTCAAATCACAGCCGTTAAGGGCGACCGCGTGAAAGTGGGCATTGTGGCGCCCCCGCACATCCGCGTCGACCGTGCGGAAGTGGCCGAACGCATCCGCGAGTTCGCCGAGGCCGAACCCGTCGGTGCGGGCCGCTAA
- a CDS encoding alpha-ketoacid dehydrogenase subunit beta translates to MATLVQAVRMALHYGETHLGVTDVFGEDVGAPLGGVFTATQGLKTAWNTPLDERGILGCAMGIAYAGGKPVCEIQFCDYAFNTIDLMKVAGNQRWAGAGNFDMPIVMMTPNGAGIRGSLYHSHSFESWASRLTGWKIVTPSNPLDAYGLMLSAIADPNPVMVLLPKALLRAKGDQLLPGEPADYDELCRMIDAPVGDRSAWEPQWPDLGPHFVPIGKAAVVREGHTATVVSYGRLLPECARAADELRTDFGYTFEVIDLRSIFPYDWDTVSRSIAKTGRLLIVNEDTEVTNFGEHLLRRAVEDHFYDFLVKPTLLMGKHVPGIGLNQVYETNTVPQYDQIRDAMRDLAADVA, encoded by the coding sequence ATGGCTACCTTAGTTCAAGCTGTTCGCATGGCCCTCCACTACGGTGAAACTCACCTTGGGGTGACGGACGTATTCGGAGAAGACGTGGGCGCGCCGCTCGGCGGGGTGTTTACGGCCACCCAGGGGTTGAAGACGGCCTGGAACACTCCTCTGGATGAACGCGGCATCCTCGGCTGCGCGATGGGCATCGCCTACGCGGGCGGCAAGCCGGTGTGCGAGATCCAGTTCTGCGATTACGCGTTCAACACCATCGACCTGATGAAGGTCGCCGGCAACCAGCGGTGGGCCGGGGCCGGCAACTTCGACATGCCGATCGTGATGATGACCCCGAACGGGGCCGGCATCCGCGGCAGTCTGTACCACTCGCATAGTTTCGAGAGCTGGGCCAGTCGGCTGACCGGGTGGAAGATCGTCACCCCGAGTAATCCGCTCGACGCCTACGGTCTCATGTTGTCCGCCATCGCCGACCCGAACCCGGTCATGGTCCTGTTGCCCAAGGCGCTACTCCGCGCGAAGGGCGACCAGCTCCTACCCGGCGAACCGGCCGACTACGACGAACTTTGCCGCATGATCGACGCCCCGGTCGGCGACCGGTCGGCGTGGGAGCCGCAGTGGCCGGACCTGGGGCCGCACTTTGTCCCGATCGGGAAGGCGGCCGTCGTCCGCGAGGGGCACACGGCCACCGTCGTCAGCTACGGCCGCCTGCTGCCCGAATGCGCCCGCGCCGCGGACGAACTGCGGACCGACTTCGGATACACGTTCGAGGTCATCGACCTGCGGAGCATCTTCCCTTACGACTGGGACACGGTTTCGCGGAGCATCGCCAAGACGGGCCGGCTGCTGATTGTGAACGAGGACACCGAGGTCACCAACTTCGGCGAACACCTCCTCCGCCGGGCCGTCGAGGACCACTTCTACGACTTCCTGGTGAAGCCCACTCTGCTCATGGGCAAGCACGTCCCCGGGATCGGGCTGAACCAGGTGTACGAGACGAATACCGTCCCGCAGTACGACCAGATCCGCGACGCGATGCGAGACCTGGCGGCGGACGTGGCGTAA
- a CDS encoding prenyltransferase/squalene oxidase repeat-containing protein, which translates to MAAVPRTARTFAALTLAFGLIALAVPRTAPAAPVADSPAAPPAADVKGVLDKAYAALKAKQNDDGSFAPKLGGPGITALTAAALIRAGHGADDPVVAKALKYLETRVKPDGGVYDKGLANYTTCLAIMTFKEANKDGKYDKVIESATKFVKGLQYGEGTDPKDVKFGGTGYDGKSRPDLSNTQFFVEALVAAGTPKDDPAIKKAVAFISRSQNLPGEFNDQPYAAKASDDDKGGFVYNPLDQSNDKSDKRTADGGLRSEGGMTYAGLKSFLYAGVGKDDPRVKAAVGWIKRHYTVDENPGMGKAGLFYYYQTFAKAMTALGEDEFEDAKGVKHPWRKELFEKLKAGQKPDGSWANDNKAFLENQPELATAFAVLALTYCEK; encoded by the coding sequence ATGGCCGCCGTTCCGCGTACCGCGCGCACCTTTGCCGCGCTCACACTCGCCTTCGGGTTGATTGCCCTGGCGGTCCCCCGCACCGCGCCCGCCGCGCCTGTCGCCGACTCGCCCGCCGCGCCGCCCGCGGCCGACGTGAAGGGCGTACTCGACAAGGCTTACGCCGCGCTCAAGGCCAAGCAAAATGACGACGGCAGCTTCGCCCCGAAGCTCGGCGGCCCCGGGATCACCGCGCTGACGGCCGCCGCCCTCATCCGGGCGGGCCACGGGGCGGACGACCCGGTCGTCGCGAAGGCGCTGAAGTACCTGGAGACGCGGGTCAAACCGGACGGTGGCGTGTACGACAAGGGGTTGGCCAACTACACGACCTGCCTGGCGATCATGACCTTCAAGGAAGCCAACAAGGACGGCAAGTACGACAAGGTGATTGAAAGCGCGACCAAGTTCGTGAAAGGCTTGCAATACGGCGAGGGGACCGACCCGAAGGACGTGAAGTTTGGCGGGACCGGGTACGACGGCAAGAGCCGGCCCGACCTGTCGAACACGCAGTTCTTCGTCGAGGCGCTGGTTGCGGCCGGGACGCCTAAGGACGACCCAGCGATCAAGAAGGCGGTCGCGTTCATCAGCCGCAGCCAGAACCTGCCCGGTGAATTTAACGACCAGCCGTATGCCGCGAAGGCGTCGGACGACGACAAGGGCGGCTTCGTCTACAACCCGCTCGACCAGAGCAACGACAAGAGCGACAAGCGGACGGCCGACGGCGGCCTGCGGAGCGAGGGCGGCATGACCTACGCCGGCCTGAAGAGCTTCCTGTACGCTGGGGTCGGCAAGGACGACCCGCGCGTGAAGGCGGCCGTCGGCTGGATCAAACGGCACTACACGGTGGACGAGAACCCAGGCATGGGTAAGGCCGGCCTCTTCTACTACTACCAGACCTTCGCCAAGGCGATGACCGCCCTGGGGGAAGACGAGTTCGAGGACGCGAAGGGCGTCAAGCACCCGTGGCGCAAGGAGTTGTTCGAGAAGCTCAAGGCCGGCCAAAAGCCGGACGGCAGCTGGGCAAACGACAACAAGGCGTTCCTGGAAAACCAGCCCGAGTTGGCCACGGCGTTCGCCGTGCTGGCGCTGACCTATTGCGAGAAGTAA
- a CDS encoding tetratricopeptide repeat protein, translating into MAQPTTQPGALELLREAMVAARTNDQPRTRQLLVDATRLDPNNETAWQWLAGVAATPLEATTAWERVLQLNPDHDKARAAIRPVRLKAGITAAKDKDVTLARRLLKAAVADDPGAEQGWLWLASVCETPQEGIAHLQRVLLINPANTTARKGIEYFQTKLKKAGGQQSGRMRMTGPASGIIRLADMSELTTTPMPAGRPGSPANCSSSTRAGPPASWSRW; encoded by the coding sequence ATGGCACAGCCGACCACACAGCCGGGCGCCCTGGAGTTGCTCCGGGAGGCGATGGTCGCGGCCCGGACGAACGACCAGCCGCGGACCCGACAACTCCTGGTCGACGCGACCCGGCTCGACCCGAACAACGAGACGGCCTGGCAGTGGCTCGCGGGGGTGGCCGCCACCCCACTCGAAGCGACCACCGCGTGGGAGCGGGTGCTGCAGCTCAACCCGGACCACGACAAGGCCCGGGCGGCCATCCGTCCGGTACGGCTCAAGGCCGGGATCACCGCGGCGAAAGACAAGGACGTGACCCTCGCCCGCCGGTTGCTCAAGGCCGCCGTCGCCGACGACCCGGGGGCCGAGCAAGGGTGGCTGTGGCTGGCGAGCGTCTGCGAGACGCCCCAGGAGGGGATCGCCCACCTCCAGCGGGTACTCCTCATCAACCCGGCCAACACGACCGCCAGGAAGGGGATCGAGTACTTCCAGACCAAGTTGAAAAAGGCCGGCGGGCAGCAGTCCGGGCGGATGCGGATGACCGGCCCGGCGTCCGGTATCATCCGGCTCGCCGACATGTCCGAGCTGACGACCACGCCCATGCCCGCGGGGCGCCCAGGGTCGCCCGCAAACTGCTCGTCATCGACACGAGCCGGACCACCCGCAAGCTGGTCGCGCTGGTGA
- a CDS encoding ornithine cyclodeaminase family protein encodes MSVLYLTEDDVRQLLTMDVALPAVESALRKVALDEAQNIPRQRCQTDQVMLHILPAAAKTLGTIGYKAYTTTRAGAQFHVTLFDPKTGDMLALIRADYLGQIRTGAATGVATKKLARPGAATVGIYGSGRQARMQLEAICKVRTIARAHVYSRDADRREAFAKEMSAKCGTEVVPVAAPEEAARGLDIVVTATSSREPVLHGEWVAAGAHVNLIGSNFLAKAEVDVELFRRAALVVADSKEQAKLEAGDFVAALKENALNWADVRDLPNVLVGRYPGRASAQDITVFKSLGLGIEDIAVAVKVYELARAGGAGVELPV; translated from the coding sequence ATGTCGGTGCTGTATTTGACCGAAGACGACGTGCGGCAGTTGCTCACGATGGACGTGGCCCTGCCGGCAGTCGAGTCCGCACTGCGGAAGGTCGCTCTGGACGAGGCTCAAAACATCCCCCGGCAGCGGTGCCAGACCGACCAGGTCATGCTGCACATACTCCCCGCGGCTGCCAAAACTCTTGGCACGATCGGCTACAAGGCGTACACCACGACGCGGGCCGGGGCCCAGTTCCACGTGACCCTGTTCGACCCCAAAACCGGCGACATGCTGGCCCTCATCCGGGCCGATTACCTGGGCCAGATCCGGACCGGCGCGGCGACCGGGGTCGCGACCAAGAAGCTCGCCCGCCCAGGCGCGGCGACCGTCGGCATCTACGGCTCCGGCCGCCAGGCGCGGATGCAGCTCGAAGCCATTTGCAAGGTCCGCACGATCGCCCGCGCCCACGTCTATAGCCGGGACGCCGACCGCCGCGAGGCGTTTGCTAAAGAGATGTCGGCGAAGTGCGGCACCGAGGTCGTTCCCGTCGCCGCGCCGGAAGAGGCGGCCCGAGGGCTCGACATCGTCGTGACCGCGACGAGTAGCCGGGAGCCGGTGCTGCACGGCGAATGGGTCGCGGCCGGCGCCCACGTCAACCTCATCGGGTCTAACTTCCTGGCTAAGGCCGAGGTCGATGTCGAGTTGTTCCGCCGGGCGGCCCTGGTCGTGGCCGATAGCAAGGAGCAGGCGAAGCTCGAAGCCGGCGACTTCGTGGCCGCCCTGAAAGAGAACGCCCTGAACTGGGCCGACGTCCGCGACCTGCCGAACGTCCTCGTCGGCCGTTACCCCGGCCGGGCGTCCGCCCAGGATATCACCGTGTTCAAGTCGCTGGGCCTGGGGATCGAAGACATCGCCGTGGCCGTCAAGGTGTACGAGCTGGCCCGAGCCGGCGGCGCAGGGGTGGAACTGCCGGTGTGA
- the recA gene encoding recombinase RecA, with product MSEGGRESRELKSALAAIQKEFGEGAIMSLGEFAAQNVEGISTGSLSLDLALGGKGIPRARVIEIYGNESSGKTTIALHAIANVQRQGGVAAFIDAEHALDPSWAKKIGVDLESLLVSQPSYGEEALRIAEMLVKSNAVDIIVIDSVAALVPKNELNNDIGDPSVGMQARLMSQALRVLNPAICKTRTCMVFINQIRQKIGVMYGNPETTTGGLALKFYASVRLEVRKSTMIKDGDDPVGSEIKVKVVKNKIAPPFRTAEFSLMHDRGIDLEEDVLKVGVEDDIVTKSGAFFSYKDQRLGQGKDNSKVFLREHPEVRDAIIAEVLAKHVATTADLAIPDDQDGEEPDALPETEPAPTPKKRGKAAAAQAQAE from the coding sequence ATGTCCGAAGGGGGACGGGAGAGTCGGGAGCTGAAGAGCGCGCTGGCCGCGATCCAGAAGGAGTTCGGGGAAGGCGCGATCATGTCCCTGGGCGAGTTCGCGGCCCAAAACGTCGAGGGCATTTCGACCGGGTCGCTGAGCCTCGACCTGGCGCTCGGTGGGAAGGGCATCCCGCGGGCGCGGGTGATCGAGATCTACGGGAACGAGTCGAGCGGGAAGACGACGATCGCCCTGCACGCGATCGCCAACGTCCAGCGGCAGGGCGGGGTGGCCGCGTTCATCGACGCCGAACACGCCCTCGACCCGAGCTGGGCCAAGAAGATCGGCGTCGACCTGGAGTCCCTGCTCGTCAGCCAGCCGTCCTACGGCGAGGAAGCCCTGCGGATCGCGGAAATGCTGGTCAAGTCGAACGCGGTGGACATCATCGTGATCGACTCCGTGGCCGCCCTGGTGCCGAAGAACGAGTTGAACAACGACATCGGCGACCCGTCCGTCGGGATGCAGGCCCGGCTCATGAGCCAGGCTTTGCGGGTGCTCAACCCGGCGATCTGCAAGACGCGGACCTGCATGGTGTTCATCAACCAGATCCGCCAGAAGATCGGCGTCATGTACGGCAACCCGGAGACCACGACCGGGGGCCTGGCGCTCAAGTTCTACGCGTCCGTCCGGCTCGAGGTCCGCAAGTCGACGATGATCAAGGACGGGGACGACCCGGTCGGGTCCGAGATCAAGGTGAAGGTGGTCAAGAACAAGATCGCCCCGCCGTTCCGGACGGCCGAGTTCTCGCTCATGCACGACCGCGGGATCGACCTGGAAGAAGACGTGCTGAAGGTCGGCGTGGAGGACGACATCGTGACGAAGAGCGGCGCGTTCTTCAGTTACAAGGACCAGCGACTCGGCCAGGGCAAGGACAATTCAAAGGTGTTCCTCCGCGAGCACCCCGAGGTCCGCGACGCGATCATCGCCGAGGTGCTGGCGAAGCACGTGGCAACCACGGCCGACCTGGCCATCCCGGACGACCAGGACGGCGAGGAACCGGACGCCCTGCCCGAAACCGAACCGGCCCCCACCCCGAAAAAACGCGGCAAGGCAGCGGCGGCCCAGGCTCAGGCAGAGTAA
- a CDS encoding DUF1559 domain-containing protein — protein MISPATHQAKARPGFTLIELLVVIAIIAILIGLLLPAVQKVREAASRSKCSNNIKQIVLASHMYQDTYQKLPAGWVTSSPAGASAPSPGWSWATLILPYIEQGPLYTQIAPDTTGLVSGASVTALTQTKIATYRCPSDTVPDLNTQFQSFASNNYVCNREVLGPGRVDASNTPNALSVQTITDGSSNTILFGERDWVKNVAAVWVRSSSSSCSYEGRPGYGINPRQANNVQWTTGNNERLAYSSNHTGGAQFGMGDGRVIFISSSIDADPSDLHSNFPACMVYPTVECNGAGLTSNYTLQKLQHTSDGLTLTLP, from the coding sequence ATGATCTCTCCCGCAACACACCAGGCGAAAGCCCGGCCCGGTTTTACATTGATTGAACTGCTGGTCGTCATCGCGATTATCGCGATTCTCATCGGCTTGCTGCTCCCCGCCGTCCAAAAGGTCCGCGAAGCCGCGTCCCGTAGCAAGTGTTCAAACAACATCAAGCAGATCGTCCTGGCCTCCCACATGTACCAGGACACTTACCAGAAACTCCCGGCGGGTTGGGTCACATCTTCCCCCGCGGGTGCGAGTGCCCCGAGTCCGGGGTGGAGCTGGGCGACACTCATTCTCCCGTACATCGAACAGGGGCCACTCTATACTCAGATCGCCCCCGATACGACCGGCTTGGTGTCTGGGGCGTCTGTCACGGCCCTCACGCAGACCAAGATCGCGACGTACCGCTGCCCGTCCGACACGGTTCCCGACCTGAATACCCAGTTCCAATCGTTCGCTTCAAACAATTATGTCTGTAATCGGGAGGTTTTAGGGCCGGGCCGCGTCGACGCGAGCAACACCCCGAACGCGTTGTCTGTTCAGACGATTACGGACGGGTCGAGCAATACCATCCTCTTTGGGGAGCGAGACTGGGTGAAGAACGTGGCAGCCGTGTGGGTCCGGTCGAGTTCTTCTTCCTGCTCTTACGAGGGGCGACCCGGGTACGGGATTAACCCGCGGCAAGCCAACAACGTCCAATGGACCACCGGGAATAACGAGCGTCTCGCTTACAGCAGCAACCACACGGGCGGGGCCCAGTTCGGGATGGGCGACGGACGGGTCATCTTCATCTCCAGTTCGATCGACGCCGACCCGAGCGACCTCCACAGTAACTTCCCGGCTTGCATGGTGTACCCCACGGTGGAATGCAATGGTGCAGGGTTGACATCGAATTACACCCTACAAAAACTCCAGCATACGTCAGATGGTCTGACTCTTACGTTGCCCTGA
- a CDS encoding DUF4058 family protein, whose protein sequence is MPIHDWTRVKAGTFHNFHYRWIAAIMDRLNAGLLPAGFFAMAEQRLGGPEPDVISLQTPLREGDSSFAPGGPVVAPRTRFVERAESVRYAQKTNRVAIHHDLGTVVAVIEIVSPGNKDSRRAIRSFARKSADLIRKGVHVLVVDLFPPSARDPQGIHKALWSEITTTAFTLPADKPLTLAAYEAGELPTAYVEPVAVGDRLPDMPLFLYEEYFINVPLEETYQTTWNLLPGELRQLLE, encoded by the coding sequence GTGCCGATTCACGACTGGACGCGGGTGAAAGCCGGGACGTTTCACAATTTCCATTACCGGTGGATCGCGGCGATTATGGATCGCCTAAACGCCGGACTTCTCCCGGCTGGTTTTTTCGCGATGGCGGAACAGCGGCTCGGCGGCCCCGAGCCCGATGTCATCTCACTTCAAACGCCCCTGCGAGAGGGTGACTCTTCGTTCGCGCCAGGTGGCCCCGTGGTAGCCCCGCGAACGAGGTTCGTCGAGCGGGCGGAAAGTGTTCGCTACGCACAAAAGACGAACCGTGTTGCCATCCACCACGACCTTGGCACCGTGGTCGCCGTGATCGAGATCGTTTCGCCCGGGAACAAGGACAGCCGCCGGGCGATACGGTCTTTCGCGCGAAAGTCGGCCGATTTGATCCGGAAGGGCGTTCACGTACTCGTGGTCGACTTGTTCCCGCCGTCCGCCCGCGATCCGCAGGGTATTCATAAGGCTTTGTGGTCCGAAATCACCACCACGGCGTTCACCTTACCCGCGGACAAGCCCCTGACGCTCGCGGCCTACGAGGCCGGCGAACTCCCGACGGCTTACGTCGAACCGGTGGCCGTCGGCGACCGACTCCCAGACATGCCGTTGTTTCTTTACGAAGAGTATTTCATCAACGTGCCGCTGGAAGAGACGTATCAGACGACCTGGAACCTGCTCCCCGGCGAACTCCGACAACTCCTCGAATAA
- a CDS encoding ABC transporter permease subunit, translating to MTLVLVRKLLRDVRWGLFAVCLLLFVFSAFWVKIAQRVTTEIAPFFNGVAAVSKINPKLFDEVIFKGPGKVSQAVLGGAEIRFDRPDDFLSVELLHPVVVIVTALWAVSRSSGAVAGEIDRGTMELLLSQPIPRNRLILAHLIVDAVTIPALVLSIVAGTQLGLALIGPFEVDYSVLQKLDLPPMVRLPAGPPVLEVHAARQWYAVVNLAALVFALSGTTMLVSALGRNRWRAVAAAGLIVIGMFVANVIGQLWDSAAFVRPVTVFYYYQPQKIWLKENWTVDLGEAWAGGSPMVEIPVMPVLIGVGAIGYLLALRVFDRRDLPAPL from the coding sequence ATGACCCTGGTACTCGTCCGCAAGCTTCTCCGGGATGTACGGTGGGGGCTCTTCGCGGTCTGCCTCCTGTTGTTCGTGTTCTCCGCCTTCTGGGTCAAAATTGCCCAGCGAGTGACGACCGAGATCGCGCCGTTCTTCAACGGAGTCGCTGCCGTCAGCAAGATCAACCCGAAGCTGTTTGACGAGGTGATCTTCAAGGGCCCCGGGAAGGTGTCGCAAGCGGTGCTGGGCGGCGCGGAGATCCGGTTCGACCGGCCCGACGATTTTCTCTCGGTCGAACTCCTGCACCCGGTCGTCGTCATTGTCACGGCACTTTGGGCGGTCAGCCGGTCGAGTGGGGCAGTCGCCGGGGAGATCGACCGCGGCACGATGGAGTTGCTGCTTTCCCAACCCATCCCCCGGAACCGGCTGATCCTCGCCCACCTGATTGTGGACGCGGTCACGATCCCCGCGCTCGTCCTCAGCATCGTGGCCGGGACGCAGCTGGGGCTCGCGCTGATCGGCCCGTTCGAGGTCGATTACTCGGTCCTGCAGAAGCTCGATCTGCCGCCGATGGTCCGCTTACCGGCCGGACCGCCGGTGCTGGAAGTCCACGCCGCACGCCAGTGGTACGCGGTGGTGAACCTCGCGGCTCTCGTGTTCGCTCTCAGCGGCACGACGATGTTGGTCTCCGCGCTCGGAAGAAATCGGTGGCGAGCTGTTGCGGCAGCCGGATTGATCGTGATCGGCATGTTCGTGGCGAACGTGATCGGCCAACTGTGGGATTCGGCCGCGTTCGTCCGCCCAGTCACGGTGTTTTATTACTACCAGCCACAAAAAATATGGTTAAAGGAGAACTGGACCGTCGATCTGGGAGAAGCCTGGGCTGGCGGGTCGCCAATGGTGGAGATCCCCGTAATGCCTGTGTTGATTGGAGTTGGAGCGATTGGCTATCTTCTGGCACTGCGAGTGTTCGACCGACGTGACCTTCCGGCGCCGCTCTAA
- a CDS encoding response regulator — translation MTAREGFKVFEAGNATGAIENLRELGAPDLIVLDPVLPGMDGYEFCRVIRQSSNLKKVPVIVFAKKDGLLDKFRGKVTGIDMFLPKPLRPDLLLQAVHMFCPPMLIV, via the coding sequence GTGACCGCCCGCGAGGGGTTCAAGGTGTTCGAGGCCGGGAACGCGACGGGGGCGATCGAGAACCTCCGCGAACTCGGGGCCCCGGACCTGATCGTGCTCGACCCGGTCCTCCCGGGCATGGACGGGTACGAATTCTGCCGGGTGATCCGCCAGAGCTCGAACCTGAAAAAAGTCCCGGTCATCGTGTTCGCCAAGAAGGACGGGCTGCTCGATAAGTTCCGCGGGAAGGTGACGGGGATCGACATGTTCCTGCCCAAGCCGCTCCGCCCGGACCTCCTGCTGCAAGCCGTACACATGTTTTGCCCGCCTATGCTGATCGTCTAG
- a CDS encoding thiamine pyrophosphate-dependent dehydrogenase E1 component subunit alpha translates to MAESNEDSPENPSGVPRRASRAAGTPAVIRSGKEAISAELALTIFRQMIRTRALEERSIKMSKSGEAYFWVGGPGEEAVNVALGMQVHKGQGPAYDYLHLHYRSAGTLLAMGMPMLDHVRQLAMTATDPYSRGRNFVGHYAVPAWNIPPVSSVIEIQCTMAPGTALVQKRAGGDALTVAVSGDAGTAEGDFESCLLWSSRPGNELPVLLLVTNNGFGISTTHGSQHADRRIADRAAPYHVRAETVDGTDTVAAWHGIDRAMRYVRRERKPFLLETLVGRLHGHSSSSGAQRVWDQPDCLALFEQKLIDAHATDANAVRQMWDEARKEADAAVVKATSEPKPTKEDVERDTYAPSEVDVVYPRDYTGLPRRAG, encoded by the coding sequence ATGGCCGAATCGAACGAGGATAGTCCCGAAAACCCCTCCGGCGTCCCCCGCCGCGCGTCCCGCGCGGCCGGGACGCCGGCTGTGATCCGCAGCGGTAAAGAAGCGATTTCCGCCGAGTTAGCCCTGACGATCTTCCGCCAGATGATCCGCACCCGGGCGCTCGAAGAGCGCTCGATCAAGATGAGCAAGTCCGGCGAGGCGTACTTCTGGGTCGGCGGGCCGGGCGAAGAGGCCGTCAACGTCGCCCTCGGCATGCAAGTCCACAAAGGCCAGGGTCCGGCCTACGACTACCTGCACCTCCACTACCGCAGCGCCGGCACCCTGCTCGCGATGGGCATGCCGATGCTGGACCACGTCCGCCAGCTGGCGATGACGGCGACCGACCCGTACAGCCGCGGCCGGAACTTCGTCGGCCACTACGCCGTCCCGGCGTGGAACATCCCGCCGGTGTCGAGTGTGATCGAGATTCAATGCACGATGGCCCCGGGCACCGCGCTGGTGCAAAAGCGGGCTGGCGGCGACGCGCTGACCGTGGCTGTCAGCGGCGACGCGGGGACAGCCGAGGGCGACTTCGAATCGTGCCTGCTCTGGAGCAGTCGGCCGGGGAATGAACTCCCCGTCCTTCTACTGGTCACGAACAACGGCTTCGGCATCTCCACCACACACGGCAGCCAGCACGCCGACCGCCGCATCGCCGACCGGGCGGCGCCTTACCACGTCCGGGCCGAAACGGTCGACGGCACCGACACGGTGGCCGCGTGGCACGGCATCGACCGGGCGATGCGATACGTCCGCCGGGAGCGGAAGCCGTTCCTGCTCGAAACACTTGTCGGCCGTCTGCACGGGCACTCGTCCAGCAGCGGCGCCCAGCGGGTGTGGGACCAGCCGGACTGCCTGGCCCTGTTCGAGCAAAAGCTGATCGACGCCCACGCGACCGACGCGAACGCCGTCCGCCAGATGTGGGACGAGGCCCGCAAGGAAGCCGACGCGGCCGTCGTGAAAGCGACGAGCGAGCCGAAACCGACCAAGGAGGATGTGGAACGAGACACGTACGCGCCCAGCGAGGTGGACGTGGTGTATCCGCGGGATTACACCGGGCTACCGCGGCGAGCTGGGTGA
- a CDS encoding dihydrolipoamide acetyltransferase family protein, protein MDFPLPPVGEGLFEVELVRWLVQPGEAVHRGQALMEVMSDKATMEVPAPFAGTVTGTLAEPGDKIKVGAVVLRYEPEGQAATSSSAKKRAEELVAAAPPPLVAKSNGELSSARNGTSEPVHADEHSAAPPPAAAPSVRHLARKLGIDLTHVHGTGPAGRILLEDLAPHIAKKPAAAGDAHARPHRNHLPRSGLNFGVAGTRMKMLGLRRKIAEHMTTAMRAIPHYSYIDECDLTDLVRLRTQLKETFGRAGVRLTYLPFFVKAAARALKEIPIVNCTYDEAAEEMVLHDRYDIGIAVAAPNGLVVPVIRDADKKDVAAIATEIDRLSNDARAGRPKAEDLRGGTFTVTSIGGIGGLISTPIINHPEVGIMGVGKVVRRPVYDAHGALRPADLIYLSFSFDHRVVDGAVGAAFGNVVIRHLQNPATLLLPERFGS, encoded by the coding sequence ATGGACTTTCCTCTCCCGCCGGTGGGCGAAGGGTTATTCGAGGTGGAACTCGTCCGCTGGCTGGTGCAGCCGGGGGAGGCGGTCCACCGCGGACAGGCCCTCATGGAGGTCATGTCCGACAAGGCGACGATGGAAGTCCCCGCGCCCTTCGCCGGCACCGTCACCGGAACCCTGGCCGAGCCGGGCGACAAGATCAAGGTCGGCGCAGTCGTGCTGCGGTACGAGCCGGAGGGACAGGCGGCCACCAGTTCTTCCGCCAAGAAGCGGGCGGAAGAACTGGTGGCCGCGGCGCCTCCGCCCCTCGTTGCAAAGAGCAACGGCGAACTCAGTTCCGCGCGCAATGGGACGAGCGAACCCGTCCACGCCGACGAACATTCGGCGGCCCCTCCGCCCGCGGCCGCGCCGTCCGTTCGCCACCTCGCGAGGAAACTCGGCATCGACCTCACCCATGTCCACGGGACCGGGCCGGCCGGGCGAATCCTGCTCGAAGACCTTGCCCCGCACATCGCGAAAAAGCCAGCGGCGGCCGGCGACGCTCACGCCCGGCCGCACCGCAACCACCTGCCCCGTTCCGGCCTCAACTTCGGCGTGGCCGGGACACGGATGAAGATGCTCGGGCTCCGGCGCAAGATCGCCGAACACATGACCACCGCGATGCGGGCCATCCCGCACTACTCGTACATCGACGAATGCGACCTGACCGACCTCGTCCGGCTCCGCACGCAACTGAAGGAGACCTTTGGTCGGGCGGGCGTCCGGCTCACCTACCTGCCCTTTTTCGTCAAAGCCGCGGCCCGGGCGCTCAAGGAAATCCCGATCGTTAACTGCACTTACGACGAGGCGGCCGAGGAGATGGTGCTGCACGACCGGTACGACATCGGCATCGCCGTCGCGGCCCCGAACGGGCTGGTCGTCCCCGTGATCCGGGACGCGGACAAGAAGGACGTGGCAGCGATCGCCACCGAGATCGACCGCCTGAGCAACGACGCCCGCGCCGGCCGCCCGAAGGCGGAAGACTTGCGCGGCGGCACGTTCACCGTGACGTCCATCGGCGGCATCGGCGGGCTGATCTCGACCCCGATCATCAACCACCCCGAGGTCGGCATCATGGGCGTCGGCAAGGTGGTCCGGCGGCCGGTCTACGACGCCCACGGCGCGCTGCGGCCGGCCGACCTGATTTACCTCTCGTTCTCCTTCGACCACCGCGTCGTCGACGGGGCGGTCGGAGCCGCGTTCGGGAACGTGGTCATCCGCCACCTGCAAAACCCGGCCACGCTCCTGCTGCCCGAGCGGTTCGGGTCGTGA